The following are encoded together in the Sparus aurata chromosome 1, fSpaAur1.1, whole genome shotgun sequence genome:
- the tpcn3 gene encoding two pore segment channel 3 isoform X2 — protein MTEPERSEHIPDEAAGKGTGIPNGGNSAKSKEDFDLASIYVSDAQYNRNIYFDTSPQAVRLYLRYNHWLPQVLLYVFILVDLSLALFEEPAVFALPTWATMLVELLCLIVFTIRLIHYAKVIPRDKFWKDPKNICIIVILGLTMVDMIIYGALKASNCRAVRWSRVLRPLLLVNVTEGRQLRRAFRSIRNALPQIFYVFLLFMFSLLIFSLMALKLLGKRGLKTIDGAPYFTNYLEIVFDLYVLVTTANSPDVMMPAYNASTGFAIFFILYILINTYIFMSVFLAVVYNNYKKYLKEEVRQLVRAKRHKMVRAFAVLQEQREEGGEPVVSQANWNQLVRLVQPDLSNAHRELLWSVSDDTNQGCIGKVAFVQLADLLNIEVITLKSRPHPLQGVCPAFYLSAPSRLLCQLVQHRAFVIVYDLIILVNAVFIGLDEENPLISNSEWVFLALYLLEILLKLYVFEPRAFFSRHSFWNWFDTIIVVAALIATIINSAMKSSGDYTSRQILDIVFILRVLRLIRVVDSIKRFRTIINTLIRIGPAILTFGQLIIVVYYIFAMVGMEIFKGKVKFYEADSSDPAKAYCGNPSLKGTPFAQLNYCKNNFNDVVSSFVLLVELTVVNQWHVLSSGFTLVTHVSARIYFVLFHIVVVIIIINIFVAFVLEAFFVEYSVEKSDLQTSLEKKIEELELAVAQEKLEDNLVNAMETIDSDQGTGQSANSKPGLMFKIASKRYRTVDALLQRMFEADLDPEDFAETDDPAAPTSGNFSNPAFSSA, from the exons gacTTCGACCTGGCCTCCATCTATGTGTCGGACGCTCAGTACAACAGGAACATCTACTTCGACACGTCGCCTCAGGCTGTGAG actgtaCCTGCGCTACAACCACTGGCTCCCTCAGGTGCTGCTCTACGTCTTCATCCTGGTCGATCTGTCTCTGGCGCTCTTCGAGGAGCCGGCCGTCTTCGCTCTGCCAACATGG GCGACCatgctggtggagctgctgtgtctgATCGTCTTCACCATCCGACTCATTCACTATGCCAAAGTGATCCCTCGAGACAAGTTCTGGAAAGATCCCAAAAACATCTGCATCATCGTCATCCTCGGG CTCACGATGGTGGATATGATCATCTACGGAGCGCTGAAAGCTTCCAACTGTCGCGCCGTCCGCTGGTCCAGAGTCCTGCGCCCGCTGCTACTGGTCAACGTCACCGAGGGACGGCAG ctcCGCAGAGCGTTCAGGAGCATCCGGAACGCTCTGCCTCAGATCTTCTACGTCTTCCTGCTCTTCATGTTCAGCCTCCTCATCTTCTCCCTCATGGCCCTCAAACTGTTGGGAAAACG AGGCCTGAAGACGATCGATGGAGCTCCGTACTTCACCAACTACCTGGAGATCGTCTTCGACCTGTACGTCCTCGTCACCACGGCCAACAGCCCCGACGTCAT GATGCCGGCCTACAATGCCAGCACGGGCTTTGccatcttcttcatcttgtaCATCCTCATCAACACCTACATCTTCATGTCCGTCTTCTTGGCCGTCGTTTACAACAACTACAAAAAATACCTGAAG GAGGAGGTACGGCAGCTGGTGAGGGCCAAAAGGCACAAGATGGTGCGAGCGTTCGCCGTGCTgcaggagcagagggaggagggcgGGGAGCCCGTGGTGAGCCAGGCTAACTGGAACCAGTTGGTCCGACTGGTGCAGCCCGACCTCAGCAACGCCCACAGAGAGCTGCTGTGGAGCGTCTCCGACGACACGAACCAGGGCTGCATCG GTAAAGTGGCGTTCGTTCAGCTGGCCGACCTCTTGAACATCGAGGTGATCACACTCAAGTCGAGACCACACCCCCTCCAGGGCGTGTGCCCCGCCTTCTACCTGTCGGCCCCCAGCCGCCTCCTCTGCCAGCTGGTCcaacacag GGCCTTCGTGATCGTGTACGACCTGATCATCCTGGTGAACGCCGTCTTCATCGGTCTGGACGAGGAGAATCCGCTGATCTCCAACTCGGAGTGGGTTTTTCTGGCTCTGTACCTACTGGAGATCCTGCTGAAGCTCTACGTGTTCGAGCCCAGAGCTTTCTTCTCCCGCCACAGCTTCTGGAACTG GTTCGACACCATCATCGTCGTCGCTGCTCTCATCGCCACAATCATCAACTCTGCCATGAAGTCAT CGGGGGATTACACCAGCCGTCAGATCCTGGACATTGTGTTCATCCTGCGAGTCCTCAGACTGATCCGGGTGGTGGACAGTATCAAAAG GTTTCGTACGATCATCAACACCCTGATCCGAATCGGACCGGCGATCCTCACATTCGGACAGCTGATCATT gtggTGTACTACATCTTTGCCATGGTGGGGATGGAGATTTTCAAAGGGAAGGTGAAGTTTTATGAGGCGGACTCCAGCGACCCTGCGAAGGCGTACTGCGGGAACCCTTCGCTGAAGGGAACGCCCTTCGCACAACTCAACTACTGCAAGAACAACTTCAACGACGTGGTGTCCTCCTTCGTCCTGCTGGTGGAGCTCACCGTGGTCAACCAGTGGCACG TGCTGAGCAGCGGCTTCACTCTCGTCACTCACGTGTCAGCGCGGATCTACTTCGTCCTCTTCCACATCGtggtcgtcatcatcatcatcaa CATCTTCGTGGCGTTCGTCCTCGAGGCGTTCTTCGTGGAGTACTCTGTGGAGAAGAGCGACCTGCAGACGTCTCTGGAGAAGAAGATCGAGGAACTGGAGCTGGCTGTGGCCCA agagaagctggaggaTAACTTGGTGAACGCCATGGAAACCATCGACAGCGACCAGGGAACCGGCCAATCAGCAAACAGCAAGCCAGGCCTGATGTTTAAAATCGCTTCAAAAA GATATCGGACGGTGGACGCTCTGCTGCAGCGGATGTTCGAGGCCGATCTCGACCCCGAAGACTTCGCTGAGACCGACGACCCCGCAGCTCCGACCAGCGGCAACTTTTCCAATCCTGCGTTCAGCTCTGCGTGA
- the tpcn3 gene encoding two pore segment channel 3 isoform X1, with amino-acid sequence MTEPERSEHIPDEAAGKGTGIPNGGNSAKSKEDFDLASIYVSDAQYNRNIYFDTSPQAVRLYLRYNHWLPQVLLYVFILVDLSLALFEEPAVFALPTWATMLVELLCLIVFTIRLIHYAKVIPRDKFWKDPKNICIIVILGLTMVDMIIYGALKASNCRAVRWSRVLRPLLLVNVTEGRQLRRAFRSIRNALPQIFYVFLLFMFSLLIFSLMALKLLGKRGLKTIDGAPYFTNYLEIVFDLYVLVTTANSPDVMMPAYNASTGFAIFFILYILINTYIFMSVFLAVVYNNYKKYLKEEVRQLVRAKRHKMVRAFAVLQEQREEGGEPVVSQANWNQLVRLVQPDLSNAHRELLWSVSDDTNQGCIGKVAFVQLADLLNIEVITLKSRPHPLQGVCPAFYLSAPSRLLCQLVQHRAFVIVYDLIILVNAVFIGLDEENPLISNSEWVFLALYLLEILLKLYVFEPRAFFSRHSFWNCLSASQIVSTRFDTIIVVAALIATIINSAMKSSGDYTSRQILDIVFILRVLRLIRVVDSIKRFRTIINTLIRIGPAILTFGQLIIVVYYIFAMVGMEIFKGKVKFYEADSSDPAKAYCGNPSLKGTPFAQLNYCKNNFNDVVSSFVLLVELTVVNQWHVLSSGFTLVTHVSARIYFVLFHIVVVIIIINIFVAFVLEAFFVEYSVEKSDLQTSLEKKIEELELAVAQEKLEDNLVNAMETIDSDQGTGQSANSKPGLMFKIASKRYRTVDALLQRMFEADLDPEDFAETDDPAAPTSGNFSNPAFSSA; translated from the exons gacTTCGACCTGGCCTCCATCTATGTGTCGGACGCTCAGTACAACAGGAACATCTACTTCGACACGTCGCCTCAGGCTGTGAG actgtaCCTGCGCTACAACCACTGGCTCCCTCAGGTGCTGCTCTACGTCTTCATCCTGGTCGATCTGTCTCTGGCGCTCTTCGAGGAGCCGGCCGTCTTCGCTCTGCCAACATGG GCGACCatgctggtggagctgctgtgtctgATCGTCTTCACCATCCGACTCATTCACTATGCCAAAGTGATCCCTCGAGACAAGTTCTGGAAAGATCCCAAAAACATCTGCATCATCGTCATCCTCGGG CTCACGATGGTGGATATGATCATCTACGGAGCGCTGAAAGCTTCCAACTGTCGCGCCGTCCGCTGGTCCAGAGTCCTGCGCCCGCTGCTACTGGTCAACGTCACCGAGGGACGGCAG ctcCGCAGAGCGTTCAGGAGCATCCGGAACGCTCTGCCTCAGATCTTCTACGTCTTCCTGCTCTTCATGTTCAGCCTCCTCATCTTCTCCCTCATGGCCCTCAAACTGTTGGGAAAACG AGGCCTGAAGACGATCGATGGAGCTCCGTACTTCACCAACTACCTGGAGATCGTCTTCGACCTGTACGTCCTCGTCACCACGGCCAACAGCCCCGACGTCAT GATGCCGGCCTACAATGCCAGCACGGGCTTTGccatcttcttcatcttgtaCATCCTCATCAACACCTACATCTTCATGTCCGTCTTCTTGGCCGTCGTTTACAACAACTACAAAAAATACCTGAAG GAGGAGGTACGGCAGCTGGTGAGGGCCAAAAGGCACAAGATGGTGCGAGCGTTCGCCGTGCTgcaggagcagagggaggagggcgGGGAGCCCGTGGTGAGCCAGGCTAACTGGAACCAGTTGGTCCGACTGGTGCAGCCCGACCTCAGCAACGCCCACAGAGAGCTGCTGTGGAGCGTCTCCGACGACACGAACCAGGGCTGCATCG GTAAAGTGGCGTTCGTTCAGCTGGCCGACCTCTTGAACATCGAGGTGATCACACTCAAGTCGAGACCACACCCCCTCCAGGGCGTGTGCCCCGCCTTCTACCTGTCGGCCCCCAGCCGCCTCCTCTGCCAGCTGGTCcaacacag GGCCTTCGTGATCGTGTACGACCTGATCATCCTGGTGAACGCCGTCTTCATCGGTCTGGACGAGGAGAATCCGCTGATCTCCAACTCGGAGTGGGTTTTTCTGGCTCTGTACCTACTGGAGATCCTGCTGAAGCTCTACGTGTTCGAGCCCAGAGCTTTCTTCTCCCGCCACAGCTTCTGGAACTG TTTATCTGCCTCCCAGATCGTAAGTACGAG GTTCGACACCATCATCGTCGTCGCTGCTCTCATCGCCACAATCATCAACTCTGCCATGAAGTCAT CGGGGGATTACACCAGCCGTCAGATCCTGGACATTGTGTTCATCCTGCGAGTCCTCAGACTGATCCGGGTGGTGGACAGTATCAAAAG GTTTCGTACGATCATCAACACCCTGATCCGAATCGGACCGGCGATCCTCACATTCGGACAGCTGATCATT gtggTGTACTACATCTTTGCCATGGTGGGGATGGAGATTTTCAAAGGGAAGGTGAAGTTTTATGAGGCGGACTCCAGCGACCCTGCGAAGGCGTACTGCGGGAACCCTTCGCTGAAGGGAACGCCCTTCGCACAACTCAACTACTGCAAGAACAACTTCAACGACGTGGTGTCCTCCTTCGTCCTGCTGGTGGAGCTCACCGTGGTCAACCAGTGGCACG TGCTGAGCAGCGGCTTCACTCTCGTCACTCACGTGTCAGCGCGGATCTACTTCGTCCTCTTCCACATCGtggtcgtcatcatcatcatcaa CATCTTCGTGGCGTTCGTCCTCGAGGCGTTCTTCGTGGAGTACTCTGTGGAGAAGAGCGACCTGCAGACGTCTCTGGAGAAGAAGATCGAGGAACTGGAGCTGGCTGTGGCCCA agagaagctggaggaTAACTTGGTGAACGCCATGGAAACCATCGACAGCGACCAGGGAACCGGCCAATCAGCAAACAGCAAGCCAGGCCTGATGTTTAAAATCGCTTCAAAAA GATATCGGACGGTGGACGCTCTGCTGCAGCGGATGTTCGAGGCCGATCTCGACCCCGAAGACTTCGCTGAGACCGACGACCCCGCAGCTCCGACCAGCGGCAACTTTTCCAATCCTGCGTTCAGCTCTGCGTGA